Proteins from a single region of Lasioglossum baleicum chromosome 1, iyLasBale1, whole genome shotgun sequence:
- the Mettl2 gene encoding methyltransferase-like protein isoform X2, with amino-acid sequence MEESVSRVELDHSNEKRPQFGKRTISDNDNVFQHNAWDNVMWDEEQENLARKKVNENSIVTLSDEKIVKYEQEANQYWDKFYGIHDNKFFKDRHWLFTEFPELAPITVKQNINQPLRYTTVVQDENNTESDGKTFILPNSDGNKILEIGCGVGNTVFPILLYNTDPNLFVYCCDFSTKAIDILKQNSAYDISRCKAFVLDATQQEWEIPFNLESLDIVILIFVLSAIHPDKMMHLVQQVYKYLKPGGLVLFRDYGRYDLAQLRFKKGSCLAENFYARGDGTRVYFFTQEEVRTLFTSCCFREEQNLVDKRLQVNRGKQLKMYRVWIQGKYRK; translated from the exons ATGGAAGAGAGCGTGTCTCGAGTAGAGCTAGATCACTCGAACGAAAAGAGGCCCCAATTTGGCAAGAGAACTATCTCTGACAATGACAATGTATTTCAACATAATGCGTG GGACAACGTGATGTGGGACGAGGAACAAGAAAATCTAGCTCGCAaaaaagtaaatgaaaattcGATTGTCACTCTTTCAGATGAGAAAATAGTGAAATACGAACAAGAAGCTAATCAATATTGGGACAAATTTTATGGGATTCACGACAATAA atttttcaaagaCAGACACTGGTTGTTCACTGAATTTCCAGAATTAGCTCCAATTACAgtgaaacaaaatattaatCAACCATTAAGGTACACGACAGTGGTCCAAGACGAAAATAACACGGAAAGTGATGGGAAAACTTTTATTCTTCCTAATAGtgatggaaataaaattctggaAATTGGTTGTGGGGTAGGAAACACAGTATTTCCGATACTTTTGTACAACACAGACCCAAACTTGTTTGTGTATTGTTGCGATTTTTCTACAAAAGCGATAGATATACTCAAGCAAAATTCTGCGTACGATATATCTAGGTGTAAAGCGTTTGTATTGGACGCGACGCAACAGGAATGGGAAATACCTTTTAATTTGGAAAGTTTGGACAtagtaattttaatatttgtcCTTTCCGCGATACATCCTGACAA AATGATGCATCTTGTACAGCAAgtatacaaatatttaaaacCGGGTGGGTTGGTCTTATTTAGAGATTATGGAAGGTACGACTTGGCGCAATTGCGATTTAAAAAAGGAAGTTGCctcgcagagaatttttatgctAGAGGCGATGGAACCAGAGTATATTTCTTTACACAAG AAGAAGTTCGAACTTTGTTTACGAGTTGTTGCTTCAGAGAAGAACAAAATCTGGTAGACAAGAGGCTGCAAGTTAATAGAGGGAAACAACTGAAAATGTACAGAGTATGGATTCAAGggaaatatagaaaataa
- the Mettl2 gene encoding methyltransferase-like protein isoform X3 encodes MWDEEQENLARKKVNENSIVTLSDEKIVKYEQEANQYWDKFYGIHDNKFFKDRHWLFTEFPELAPITVKQNINQPLRYTTVVQDENNTESDGKTFILPNSDGNKILEIGCGVGNTVFPILLYNTDPNLFVYCCDFSTKAIDILKQNSAYDISRCKAFVLDATQQEWEIPFNLESLDIVILIFVLSAIHPDKMMHLVQQVYKYLKPGGLVLFRDYGRYDLAQLRFKKGSCLAENFYARGDGTRVYFFTQEEVRTLFTSCCFREEQNLVDKRLQVNRGKQLKMYRVWIQGKYRK; translated from the exons ATGTGGGACGAGGAACAAGAAAATCTAGCTCGCAaaaaagtaaatgaaaattcGATTGTCACTCTTTCAGATGAGAAAATAGTGAAATACGAACAAGAAGCTAATCAATATTGGGACAAATTTTATGGGATTCACGACAATAA atttttcaaagaCAGACACTGGTTGTTCACTGAATTTCCAGAATTAGCTCCAATTACAgtgaaacaaaatattaatCAACCATTAAGGTACACGACAGTGGTCCAAGACGAAAATAACACGGAAAGTGATGGGAAAACTTTTATTCTTCCTAATAGtgatggaaataaaattctggaAATTGGTTGTGGGGTAGGAAACACAGTATTTCCGATACTTTTGTACAACACAGACCCAAACTTGTTTGTGTATTGTTGCGATTTTTCTACAAAAGCGATAGATATACTCAAGCAAAATTCTGCGTACGATATATCTAGGTGTAAAGCGTTTGTATTGGACGCGACGCAACAGGAATGGGAAATACCTTTTAATTTGGAAAGTTTGGACAtagtaattttaatatttgtcCTTTCCGCGATACATCCTGACAA AATGATGCATCTTGTACAGCAAgtatacaaatatttaaaacCGGGTGGGTTGGTCTTATTTAGAGATTATGGAAGGTACGACTTGGCGCAATTGCGATTTAAAAAAGGAAGTTGCctcgcagagaatttttatgctAGAGGCGATGGAACCAGAGTATATTTCTTTACACAAG AAGAAGTTCGAACTTTGTTTACGAGTTGTTGCTTCAGAGAAGAACAAAATCTGGTAGACAAGAGGCTGCAAGTTAATAGAGGGAAACAACTGAAAATGTACAGAGTATGGATTCAAGggaaatatagaaaataa
- the Mettl2 gene encoding methyltransferase-like protein isoform X1: MPARLHRLHAALYATRHATRSNARETRNQVNMEESVSRVELDHSNEKRPQFGKRTISDNDNVFQHNAWDNVMWDEEQENLARKKVNENSIVTLSDEKIVKYEQEANQYWDKFYGIHDNKFFKDRHWLFTEFPELAPITVKQNINQPLRYTTVVQDENNTESDGKTFILPNSDGNKILEIGCGVGNTVFPILLYNTDPNLFVYCCDFSTKAIDILKQNSAYDISRCKAFVLDATQQEWEIPFNLESLDIVILIFVLSAIHPDKMMHLVQQVYKYLKPGGLVLFRDYGRYDLAQLRFKKGSCLAENFYARGDGTRVYFFTQEEVRTLFTSCCFREEQNLVDKRLQVNRGKQLKMYRVWIQGKYRK; the protein is encoded by the exons ATGCCTGCACGCCTGCACCGCCTGCACGCTGCTCT GTACGCTACACGACACGCTACTCGATCGAACGCGCGCGAAACACGAAACCAAGTCAACATGGAAGAGAGCGTGTCTCGAGTAGAGCTAGATCACTCGAACGAAAAGAGGCCCCAATTTGGCAAGAGAACTATCTCTGACAATGACAATGTATTTCAACATAATGCGTG GGACAACGTGATGTGGGACGAGGAACAAGAAAATCTAGCTCGCAaaaaagtaaatgaaaattcGATTGTCACTCTTTCAGATGAGAAAATAGTGAAATACGAACAAGAAGCTAATCAATATTGGGACAAATTTTATGGGATTCACGACAATAA atttttcaaagaCAGACACTGGTTGTTCACTGAATTTCCAGAATTAGCTCCAATTACAgtgaaacaaaatattaatCAACCATTAAGGTACACGACAGTGGTCCAAGACGAAAATAACACGGAAAGTGATGGGAAAACTTTTATTCTTCCTAATAGtgatggaaataaaattctggaAATTGGTTGTGGGGTAGGAAACACAGTATTTCCGATACTTTTGTACAACACAGACCCAAACTTGTTTGTGTATTGTTGCGATTTTTCTACAAAAGCGATAGATATACTCAAGCAAAATTCTGCGTACGATATATCTAGGTGTAAAGCGTTTGTATTGGACGCGACGCAACAGGAATGGGAAATACCTTTTAATTTGGAAAGTTTGGACAtagtaattttaatatttgtcCTTTCCGCGATACATCCTGACAA AATGATGCATCTTGTACAGCAAgtatacaaatatttaaaacCGGGTGGGTTGGTCTTATTTAGAGATTATGGAAGGTACGACTTGGCGCAATTGCGATTTAAAAAAGGAAGTTGCctcgcagagaatttttatgctAGAGGCGATGGAACCAGAGTATATTTCTTTACACAAG AAGAAGTTCGAACTTTGTTTACGAGTTGTTGCTTCAGAGAAGAACAAAATCTGGTAGACAAGAGGCTGCAAGTTAATAGAGGGAAACAACTGAAAATGTACAGAGTATGGATTCAAGggaaatatagaaaataa